A window of the Leucothrix mucor DSM 2157 genome harbors these coding sequences:
- a CDS encoding ABC transporter permease, whose translation MNPLLPFEWILAIRFMREARMQTLLIMSGVALGVSVIVFISALIGGLQDNLFRRTLDFQAQIVILPPKEVSRPLHQAGDGKLATIIQPRAQRLQSVDQWQKVMTQVGKMKGVTVVAPVVSGAGFIVRGEANKAVSLTGIEPDTYLKLIALSSKIISGSPNISGTDILVGSDLAKDLGVWTGDKLNLQTASGGTATLSIRGIFDFGNSGANSRSVFIALRTAQSLLNLSGGVTSVELNLDAPFTAETVAQTIKAQTGLKVDSWIASNSQFFSALEAQSMSNNVIRFFVGLTAALGIASVLVVSVVQKSKAIGILRATGTTRQQILRLFLLQGALTGLIGSVLGAGFGWLFLTLWRNIAINPDGTQLFPITFDPMLFVYAAIGATLVGTMAALFPALQAARLDPAVAIRG comes from the coding sequence ATGAACCCGCTATTGCCGTTTGAGTGGATTTTGGCGATTCGCTTTATGCGTGAAGCACGCATGCAAACCTTGCTGATTATGTCGGGTGTTGCGCTTGGCGTGTCGGTGATTGTGTTTATCTCGGCTTTAATTGGCGGCCTGCAAGATAACTTGTTTCGCCGCACGTTGGACTTTCAGGCGCAGATCGTGATTCTGCCACCTAAGGAAGTCTCCCGCCCTTTACACCAAGCGGGCGATGGAAAACTCGCCACGATAATACAACCCCGCGCACAACGTTTGCAGTCGGTTGATCAATGGCAAAAGGTGATGACACAAGTCGGCAAAATGAAAGGGGTTACCGTAGTTGCGCCAGTGGTATCAGGCGCAGGTTTTATCGTTCGCGGCGAAGCCAATAAAGCTGTGAGCCTGACCGGCATCGAGCCGGATACTTACCTCAAACTCATCGCGCTTAGCAGTAAAATCATCTCAGGCAGTCCCAATATCAGCGGAACAGACATACTGGTTGGCAGCGATTTAGCCAAAGACTTAGGCGTATGGACTGGCGATAAACTCAACTTACAAACCGCCTCCGGTGGCACCGCAACCCTAAGCATTCGCGGGATTTTCGACTTTGGTAATAGTGGGGCAAATTCACGCTCCGTGTTTATCGCACTGCGTACCGCACAAAGCCTGCTCAACTTATCGGGTGGTGTCACGAGTGTTGAGCTAAACCTGGATGCGCCCTTTACCGCCGAGACCGTCGCGCAAACGATCAAGGCGCAAACCGGCTTAAAGGTTGATAGCTGGATTGCCAGCAACTCGCAGTTTTTTAGCGCGCTGGAAGCCCAATCCATGTCGAATAATGTGATTCGCTTTTTTGTCGGGTTAACAGCGGCATTAGGCATTGCCAGCGTGTTGGTGGTATCCGTGGTGCAGAAATCTAAAGCGATTGGCATTTTGCGGGCAACCGGCACCACACGGCAGCAAATTTTACGGCTGTTTTTACTGCAAGGCGCGCTGACGGGTTTGATCGGTTCGGTGTTAGGCGCGGGCTTCGGTTGGCTGTTTTTAACCCTGTGGCGCAATATCGCGATTAACCCCGATGGCACCCAATTATTCCCGATTACCTTTGACCCGATGCTGTTTGTGTATGCGGCCATTGGAGCCACGCTGGTCGGCACCATGGCGGCCCTATTCCCCGCGCTGCAAGCGGCGCGACTAGACCCGGCGGTGGCGATTCGTGGCTGA
- a CDS encoding DUF3299 domain-containing protein gives MKINTLIIPCLLLTACGGTDEPATSKAQSSNVVVADENYTPTKPFEASKDADPIPEGAPALGTDIADVVKADSKAAAQSNEAEAAYQDMMWDDLVPEGFQPSKILARYQARIQEAKEGSPEERELYKQVMGEFNNAGANQALSGKKIRIPGYVAPLDTSGEMVGDFLLVPYYGSCIHSPPPPAHQTVMVTPGAGTSVALEDTYLPVWVTGEITVEKVDTKLATAGYQIKNAKVELYSAPIK, from the coding sequence ATGAAAATTAACACCTTAATTATTCCATGTTTGTTGCTGACAGCCTGTGGCGGAACAGATGAGCCTGCGACTAGCAAAGCTCAATCCAGCAATGTTGTGGTCGCGGATGAAAACTACACGCCCACTAAACCCTTTGAGGCGAGCAAGGATGCCGACCCCATTCCTGAAGGAGCCCCTGCGCTGGGCACTGATATTGCCGATGTGGTTAAAGCGGACTCTAAAGCGGCGGCCCAATCCAATGAGGCAGAGGCGGCTTATCAGGATATGATGTGGGATGACTTGGTTCCGGAAGGGTTTCAACCCAGCAAGATCTTGGCCCGTTATCAGGCACGTATTCAGGAAGCCAAGGAAGGCTCCCCAGAGGAACGCGAGCTCTACAAACAAGTCATGGGCGAGTTTAATAATGCCGGAGCCAATCAAGCGCTCAGTGGCAAGAAGATTCGCATTCCCGGTTACGTTGCGCCGCTGGATACTAGTGGTGAAATGGTCGGCGATTTCTTGCTGGTGCCTTACTATGGCAGCTGCATTCACTCACCACCGCCACCGGCCCATCAAACGGTGATGGTCACACCCGGCGCTGGTACCAGTGTTGCGTTGGAAGATACCTACTTGCCGGTTTGGGTGACAGGTGAAATCACCGTCGAAAAAGTGGATACCAAGCTGGCGACTGCGGGCTACCAAATCAAAAATGCCAAAGTAGAGCTGTATTCTGCGCCGATTAAGTGA
- a CDS encoding ATP-binding protein produces MSQRKKLPIGIQTFKEIREDNHYYVDKTPLALQLIQDGKHYFLSRPRRFGKSLFLDTLKELFEGNKPLFDGLAAYPQWDWSVSYPVIRFSFGRQTFTTEQSLANSLDEQLTYMERDAGLTPTFSHAGGRFSELIRHLKEQHAKPVVILIDEYDKPILDALDYPDVAKANRDFLRGFYGTIKDYDAHIRFSFLTGVSKFSKVSLFSGLNNLNDITLDQRYSTLCGYTDHDIDTVFAPELDGFDRQEIRDWYNGYNWLGKGVYNPFDILLLFERREFKNYWFETGTPTFLVNVLAKRHIHTPLLGQLSSDEELLSSFDVDEMAIEALMFQTGYLTIKKRELLDGNYFYTLGYPNREVYQSLNNSLLKHLVQDGGAQVRQRMQLRQLLLTNDFDGLEKLFHSFYSSIPHHWYNNNHIQAYEGFYASVFYSYFASLGLDVTVEDATNLGRIDMTLKFNQQVYIFEFKVVEREANGEALQQIKDKAYADKFKALNQPIYLIGVEFSKLTRNVVAVEAEGSLSNPKEAD; encoded by the coding sequence ATGTCTCAGCGCAAAAAACTCCCCATTGGCATTCAGACCTTCAAAGAGATTCGCGAAGATAACCACTACTACGTGGACAAAACGCCTCTGGCATTGCAGCTGATACAAGACGGTAAACACTACTTCCTATCCCGTCCACGCCGCTTCGGTAAAAGCCTGTTTCTCGATACGCTGAAAGAATTGTTTGAGGGAAATAAGCCCTTATTCGATGGGCTGGCGGCGTATCCGCAATGGGACTGGTCTGTGAGCTATCCAGTGATACGCTTTAGCTTTGGTCGTCAAACCTTCACGACCGAACAAAGCTTGGCGAACTCATTAGATGAGCAGCTAACCTATATGGAGCGGGACGCTGGGCTTACACCAACCTTTAGCCATGCTGGAGGCCGGTTTTCAGAGCTGATCCGTCACCTGAAAGAGCAACATGCTAAACCCGTTGTCATACTGATCGATGAGTACGATAAACCCATTCTTGATGCGCTTGATTATCCGGACGTTGCCAAAGCCAACCGCGATTTTTTGCGTGGATTCTATGGCACGATTAAGGATTATGACGCGCATATCCGCTTCAGCTTTCTAACTGGGGTGAGTAAGTTTTCTAAAGTGAGTCTGTTTTCGGGCTTAAATAATCTAAATGACATCACGCTAGATCAACGCTATTCAACCTTATGCGGCTATACCGATCACGATATTGATACCGTGTTTGCACCTGAGCTGGATGGATTCGACCGTCAGGAAATTCGTGACTGGTACAACGGTTACAACTGGCTAGGAAAAGGCGTCTACAACCCGTTTGATATCTTGCTGCTATTTGAGCGTCGGGAGTTCAAAAACTACTGGTTTGAAACTGGCACACCCACGTTTTTAGTGAATGTGTTGGCCAAGCGGCACATTCACACGCCACTACTGGGCCAGCTAAGCAGCGATGAGGAGCTGCTATCCAGCTTTGATGTGGATGAAATGGCAATTGAAGCACTGATGTTTCAAACCGGCTACCTGACCATTAAAAAGCGCGAACTGCTGGATGGGAATTACTTTTATACCCTCGGCTACCCCAACCGCGAGGTGTATCAAAGCCTAAACAACAGCCTGCTAAAGCACTTGGTACAAGATGGCGGTGCACAAGTTCGGCAGCGTATGCAGTTGCGCCAATTACTGCTGACGAATGATTTTGATGGCTTAGAAAAATTGTTCCATAGCTTCTATTCCAGCATCCCGCATCACTGGTATAACAACAACCATATTCAAGCCTATGAGGGCTTCTACGCCTCGGTGTTTTACTCCTACTTTGCATCACTTGGGCTGGATGTGACGGTGGAGGATGCCACCAACTTAGGCCGCATTGATATGACGCTTAAATTTAATCAGCAGGTTTATATTTTTGAATTTAAAGTGGTCGAGCGCGAAGCAAACGGTGAAGCGCTGCAGCAGATAAAAGACAAAGCTTACGCCGATAAATTTAAAGCGCTGAATCAGCCGATTTATTTGATTGGTGTGGAGTTTAGCAAGCTAACGCGCAATGTGGTGGCTGTTGAGGCTGAGGGCTCTCTGAGTAACCCTAAAGAAGCTGATTAA
- the vapB gene encoding type II toxin-antitoxin system antitoxin VapB, translating to MQTARIFQNGASQAVRIPKEFRFEGKVVEIKKIGNNLILRPIPDSWDSLFNSLDKFTDDFMPEGREQPEQQAEREAFD from the coding sequence ATGCAAACAGCACGTATTTTTCAAAACGGTGCCAGTCAAGCCGTCAGAATACCCAAAGAGTTTCGCTTTGAGGGCAAGGTCGTTGAAATCAAAAAAATAGGCAATAACTTAATTCTACGGCCTATTCCAGACTCGTGGGACAGCCTGTTTAATAGTCTGGACAAGTTTACGGATGACTTCATGCCAGAAGGTAGAGAGCAGCCGGAGCAGCAAGCTGAGCGTGAGGCATTTGACTAA
- a CDS encoding ABC transporter ATP-binding protein yields the protein MNIVELAQLRYRWKGQSKDILNIPELTIAQGEHVFLRGESGSGKTTLLNLLAGILTPTDGSIRLLEEDLHSASSSKRDRFRADHMGVIFQQFNLLPYLSMVENITLPCSFSKRRRDKAGDPQQAATQLLDHLQLDESLRSKMVTELSVGQQQRVAVARALIGQPEIIIADEPTSALDTSTRDRFIDLLFTQAEAQHSTIIFVSHDPHIASHFPRVIELSEINTAL from the coding sequence ATGAATATTGTTGAACTTGCGCAATTGCGCTATCGCTGGAAAGGTCAGTCGAAAGACATTCTCAATATCCCTGAGCTGACCATTGCTCAGGGTGAGCATGTGTTTTTGCGCGGTGAAAGCGGCAGTGGGAAAACCACGCTGCTGAATCTACTGGCAGGTATTCTCACCCCCACCGATGGCAGTATTCGCTTACTGGAGGAGGATTTGCATAGCGCCTCCTCCAGCAAGCGCGACCGTTTTCGGGCCGATCACATGGGCGTGATTTTCCAGCAGTTCAACTTACTCCCCTATTTGTCGATGGTGGAAAACATCACGCTGCCCTGCAGCTTTTCCAAACGCCGCCGCGACAAAGCCGGAGACCCGCAACAGGCAGCGACTCAACTGCTAGATCATTTACAGCTGGATGAATCGCTACGCAGTAAGATGGTCACCGAGCTGAGTGTCGGCCAGCAACAACGTGTTGCCGTAGCACGCGCATTAATCGGCCAACCAGAAATTATTATTGCCGATGAGCCAACCTCAGCGCTAGATACTAGCACTCGCGACCGCTTTATTGACCTGCTATTCACGCAGGCCGAAGCTCAACACAGCACCATTATTTTTGTCAGTCATGACCCGCACATCGCCAGTCATTTTCCGCGCGTCATTGAGCTTAGTGAGATAAATACCGCCTTATGA
- a CDS encoding DUF805 domain-containing protein, which translates to METNPYKPPTASLAVDSAPNDELNTRELYNKVLIFRGRMGRIRYLYTTVAGLVMALIMIMFWGRLSPFLMVPATIYYGVKVPWVFAASSVRRVQDLGKPAVWAWFALLPPMFIWLAIAPSEDKPNSHGKQVFKPTKWEYTGVVSSLFLAGIFLLVFAY; encoded by the coding sequence ATGGAAACCAACCCGTATAAGCCTCCTACGGCTTCCTTAGCTGTTGATAGTGCTCCAAATGATGAGCTGAACACGCGTGAACTTTATAATAAAGTGCTGATTTTTAGAGGTCGGATGGGGCGAATCCGGTATCTTTATACAACTGTGGCGGGGTTAGTCATGGCGCTGATAATGATTATGTTTTGGGGTAGATTATCCCCATTTCTGATGGTGCCAGCGACTATTTATTATGGCGTTAAAGTACCTTGGGTTTTTGCGGCCTCTTCAGTCAGAAGAGTGCAAGATTTAGGTAAGCCAGCAGTCTGGGCTTGGTTTGCCTTGCTACCGCCTATGTTCATCTGGTTGGCCATTGCGCCAAGTGAAGATAAGCCAAACAGCCATGGTAAGCAGGTTTTTAAACCCACCAAATGGGAATATACAGGGGTAGTTTCCTCATTATTTCTGGCAGGCATATTTCTATTAGTCTTTGCGTATTAG
- a CDS encoding polysaccharide lyase family 7 protein, whose translation MNHLSMTALSALLLCASSVSANTACEGNEPLTIISATDDGLYEETHGPENLIDGNLDPDSRWSNESQGAPKSVVFDLGAQQTLKSFSIAWHKGDSRKSDFSIAASLDNKAYTTIVPERQSGGETLALEPYEFDDLKAQYVKVIANGNESNSWNSMVEVVASGCGTPVEKPEKAVVTARKGKGLFGLHTDQPPGKNFDLLGWYVTTPADDDGDGKSDSVYENELAAGWTDPRYFYTDPATGGMVFRSTPAGAKTSKNTKYTRTELRGMLRRGNYDIDTRIDGGYPNANNWVFSSAPKSAQEKAGGVDGVLNATLSVNQVTRQGKAYQVGRVIIGQIHAKDDEPIRLYYRKLPGNKFGSIYFAHEPATGKETWVEIIGKRSDRTENPADGIALDEVFSYRIEVKGKQEGDKTIPMLHVDITRDDGTVVSAEPFDMRDSGFSVEDEFMFFKAGAYSQNNTSPEPETDFDRVIFYKLDYSHSPAQ comes from the coding sequence ATGAATCATCTTAGTATGACAGCCCTGTCTGCACTGCTTTTGTGTGCCAGCTCTGTCTCTGCAAATACCGCCTGTGAAGGTAACGAACCACTGACTATCATTTCCGCAACGGATGATGGGTTGTATGAAGAAACGCATGGTCCGGAAAACCTAATTGATGGCAACCTTGATCCAGACTCTCGCTGGTCAAATGAATCCCAAGGCGCACCAAAATCCGTTGTTTTCGATTTGGGCGCACAGCAAACACTCAAGTCATTCAGCATTGCCTGGCATAAAGGCGACAGCCGTAAATCTGACTTTTCCATTGCCGCATCATTGGATAACAAAGCCTATACCACCATCGTTCCTGAGCGCCAATCCGGTGGTGAAACGCTGGCACTTGAGCCTTATGAGTTTGATGACCTGAAAGCACAGTACGTAAAAGTGATCGCTAACGGCAACGAAAGCAATAGCTGGAACAGCATGGTTGAAGTCGTGGCTTCAGGCTGCGGGACTCCGGTTGAAAAACCAGAGAAAGCGGTCGTTACCGCGCGCAAAGGCAAAGGTCTGTTTGGACTACACACTGACCAACCTCCCGGTAAAAACTTCGACCTACTCGGCTGGTATGTGACCACGCCAGCGGACGATGATGGCGACGGTAAATCGGACAGCGTTTACGAGAATGAACTCGCCGCTGGCTGGACTGATCCACGCTACTTTTATACCGATCCTGCAACCGGTGGAATGGTGTTTCGCTCAACGCCAGCGGGTGCCAAAACCTCTAAAAACACCAAGTACACCCGCACAGAACTACGCGGCATGCTTCGCCGAGGCAACTACGATATTGACACGCGGATTGATGGCGGCTACCCAAATGCAAACAACTGGGTATTCTCCTCAGCGCCCAAGTCGGCACAGGAAAAAGCGGGCGGCGTAGATGGTGTTTTGAATGCGACCCTGTCGGTTAATCAAGTCACTAGACAAGGTAAAGCCTACCAAGTTGGTCGCGTCATTATTGGGCAGATCCACGCAAAAGATGATGAACCAATTCGCCTGTATTACCGCAAACTGCCGGGCAATAAATTCGGCTCGATCTACTTTGCTCACGAGCCTGCCACTGGCAAAGAAACTTGGGTTGAGATTATCGGAAAGCGCAGCGACCGCACCGAAAACCCTGCTGACGGTATCGCCCTTGATGAAGTCTTCAGCTACCGGATTGAAGTCAAAGGCAAACAGGAAGGCGATAAAACCATTCCAATGTTGCACGTCGATATTACTCGCGATGACGGCACCGTAGTTAGCGCGGAGCCCTTTGATATGCGCGACAGTGGCTTTAGTGTTGAAGACGAATTTATGTTCTTCAAAGCGGGCGCTTATTCTCAAAACAACACCAGCCCAGAGCCAGAAACGGACTTTGATCGGGTGATTTTTTATAAGTTAGATTACTCGCACTCACCTGCGCAGTAA
- a CDS encoding efflux RND transporter periplasmic adaptor subunit produces the protein MTKTLNKESAKPSTPLISRFFRGLLRWLKITAAILLVLFIAAYFARNAIWGTPVDAYAVTKGELRQTIVASGRVTWPQRIAVASEVTGRVTAIPVKEGQQVKRGQLLIQLDDKIDRASLAQATAAVTLAEVKLKQQQRVLLPTAEENLRQIEADVEQARQQFIRIRSLNSKNYVSNNELDTAQHNYDVANSRLAAARLQVQSNQSNGSDAQLLISSLEQARASQKLAEIKLTQDAILAPADGTLISRSIEPGDIATTGKTLMVLAAEGNTLIEVQIDERNLAKLALGQLALSSADAFPKQRFDAEVSYINPGVDATRGAVDVKLRVKQPPDYLRQDMTVSVDIETAKKAEALVIPTGALHDASSDEPWVLVVRKKHTVRQAVTLGLRGDENVEILSGLKEGEPVILASLALIKADQLVRVTVQP, from the coding sequence GTGACCAAAACACTAAACAAAGAATCGGCAAAACCAAGCACTCCCCTAATCTCCAGATTCTTTCGGGGTTTGCTTCGTTGGTTAAAAATCACTGCGGCCATCCTGCTAGTCTTATTCATCGCGGCCTACTTTGCCCGTAACGCAATTTGGGGTACACCCGTTGATGCCTATGCCGTAACCAAAGGTGAACTGCGCCAAACGATCGTCGCAAGCGGCCGGGTAACCTGGCCTCAGCGCATCGCGGTGGCGTCTGAAGTGACGGGGCGAGTCACTGCGATCCCAGTGAAGGAAGGTCAGCAAGTCAAACGCGGCCAATTACTCATCCAACTTGATGACAAAATCGACCGCGCCAGCCTCGCACAAGCCACAGCGGCCGTAACACTGGCGGAGGTCAAACTAAAGCAGCAACAGAGAGTGCTACTGCCTACTGCTGAAGAAAACTTGCGCCAGATAGAGGCTGATGTCGAACAGGCCCGCCAGCAATTTATCCGTATTCGCAGCCTGAACAGCAAAAATTACGTCAGCAATAACGAACTGGACACAGCCCAACACAATTACGATGTGGCCAATAGCAGGTTGGCAGCCGCGCGTTTGCAAGTGCAAAGTAATCAATCCAACGGCAGTGATGCCCAGCTCCTGATCAGCTCACTGGAACAAGCTCGTGCCAGTCAAAAATTAGCAGAGATCAAGTTGACGCAAGACGCCATTCTCGCACCCGCCGATGGCACGCTGATTAGCCGCAGCATTGAGCCGGGTGACATTGCCACCACCGGCAAAACCTTAATGGTGCTGGCAGCCGAAGGCAATACGCTTATTGAAGTGCAAATCGACGAACGCAATCTCGCCAAACTGGCGCTAGGACAACTGGCGCTCAGCTCTGCCGATGCCTTTCCTAAGCAACGCTTTGATGCCGAAGTCAGCTACATTAACCCCGGCGTGGATGCTACGCGTGGTGCAGTCGATGTGAAATTACGCGTTAAGCAGCCACCGGATTATTTACGGCAGGACATGACGGTCTCGGTCGATATTGAAACCGCTAAAAAAGCTGAAGCCTTAGTGATTCCTACTGGCGCATTGCACGATGCCAGCAGCGATGAGCCATGGGTGCTGGTGGTGCGCAAGAAACACACGGTTCGCCAAGCCGTTACACTGGGTTTACGTGGTGATGAAAACGTGGAGATCTTAAGCGGACTCAAAGAAGGAGAACCCGTGATTCTGGCGAGTTTGGCGCTGATCAAAGCAGATCAGCTGGTGCGAGTGACTGTGCAGCCATGA
- a CDS encoding ABC transporter ATP-binding protein has translation MAESNAITLQLQEIRKAYNIGMPSEVEVLHGIDLTIKRGEFVALIGPSGSGKSTLLNQIGLLDKPTSGELYVTGQATTQLEDSDLTKLRAKSIGFVFQFHNLLPEFTALENVMLPLLAARGRPDDAMKQRAAELIEQVGLSKVGKNMSNDLSGGQQQRVAIARALVMQPALVLADEPTGNLDTESANTIFELLRRVNKDSGTSFLIVTHDPRLAQRCDRIIELVDGRIDSDKANVAVG, from the coding sequence GTGGCTGAGTCAAATGCAATTACCCTGCAACTGCAGGAAATCCGCAAAGCCTATAACATCGGCATGCCCTCGGAAGTGGAAGTGCTGCACGGCATCGATTTGACCATTAAGCGAGGCGAATTTGTGGCACTGATCGGCCCTTCCGGCTCGGGTAAAAGTACCCTGCTCAACCAGATCGGGCTGCTCGACAAACCCACCAGCGGCGAGCTGTATGTGACCGGCCAAGCCACCACTCAGTTGGAGGATAGCGACCTCACCAAGTTACGCGCCAAATCCATCGGCTTTGTGTTTCAGTTTCACAACTTACTCCCAGAATTTACGGCGCTGGAAAATGTGATGTTGCCACTACTCGCGGCCCGTGGCCGACCGGATGACGCCATGAAACAACGCGCAGCAGAGCTGATTGAGCAAGTGGGACTAAGCAAAGTCGGTAAGAACATGAGTAATGACTTATCCGGTGGTCAGCAGCAACGTGTGGCTATTGCTCGCGCATTGGTCATGCAGCCTGCGCTGGTACTGGCTGATGAGCCAACGGGGAACCTCGATACCGAATCGGCCAATACGATATTTGAACTGCTGCGCCGCGTGAATAAAGACAGTGGAACTAGCTTTTTGATTGTGACGCATGACCCGAGATTGGCGCAGCGTTGTGACCGGATTATTGAATTGGTGGATGGACGAATTGATTCGGATAAGGCGAATGTGGCGGTGGGTTAG
- a CDS encoding ABC transporter permease yields MILLKLTWRSLWNRRISVLLTLISIAISVSLLLGVEYIRKEAKSSFMNTISGTDLVVGARSGQVQLLLYSVFRIGNATNNIGWDTYQHYVKHDQIAWTIPLSLGDSHKGYRVLGTNQDYFKHYRYAYQQPLSFAQGKPFEGVYDAVLGAEVAKRLGYTLGTQIILAHGANGASFSEHKNKPFSVVGILKPTGTPIDRTVHVSLEGIEAIHLDWQSGAPVPGFNISAEKAARMNLEPETITAFLAGLKSRSATFRLQREINQYKQEPLLAAVPGVALAELWQAIGQFEIVLRIITIFVLIAGLLGMLTTLLSTLNERRREMAILRAVGAYPRYIFMLFLLEALFIVVMGCLLGCALVFAGVQFAQPWVIAEYGLHLNTWIPGWSDGLMLLLVTVLAVIFSTLPALIAYRRTLQDGLTVKI; encoded by the coding sequence ATGATTCTACTCAAACTCACTTGGCGCAGCCTCTGGAACCGACGCATTAGCGTATTGCTAACCCTAATCTCCATTGCCATTAGCGTAAGCTTATTGCTGGGCGTGGAATACATCCGCAAAGAAGCCAAAAGCAGCTTTATGAACACCATCTCAGGCACCGATTTGGTGGTGGGAGCGCGCAGTGGGCAGGTGCAATTATTGCTCTACAGCGTGTTCCGCATTGGTAACGCCACCAACAATATTGGCTGGGATACTTATCAGCATTATGTGAAGCACGATCAGATTGCCTGGACCATTCCGCTATCACTCGGCGATTCGCACAAAGGCTACCGCGTACTGGGCACCAATCAGGATTACTTTAAGCATTACCGTTACGCCTACCAGCAACCCTTAAGCTTTGCTCAGGGCAAACCTTTCGAGGGCGTGTATGATGCGGTATTGGGTGCAGAGGTCGCTAAACGACTGGGCTACACACTCGGCACCCAGATCATTCTGGCACATGGCGCAAACGGAGCCAGTTTTTCCGAGCACAAAAACAAACCCTTTTCCGTGGTTGGCATTCTCAAACCCACCGGTACCCCGATCGATCGCACCGTGCATGTTTCACTGGAAGGCATTGAAGCCATTCACCTCGATTGGCAATCTGGCGCGCCTGTTCCCGGCTTTAACATTTCAGCCGAAAAAGCCGCCCGTATGAATCTGGAGCCTGAGACCATTACCGCCTTTTTGGCAGGACTCAAAAGCCGCTCTGCTACCTTCCGCCTGCAACGTGAGATCAATCAATACAAGCAGGAACCGCTGTTAGCTGCGGTGCCGGGCGTCGCGTTGGCTGAGCTCTGGCAAGCCATTGGGCAATTTGAAATCGTGCTACGTATTATCACTATTTTTGTACTCATCGCCGGATTACTCGGCATGCTCACAACTTTGCTTTCAACCCTCAATGAACGACGCAGGGAAATGGCCATATTACGGGCGGTCGGGGCTTATCCACGCTACATTTTCATGCTATTTTTGCTGGAGGCCCTATTTATCGTGGTGATGGGTTGTCTGCTGGGATGCGCCTTGGTATTTGCTGGCGTGCAGTTTGCCCAGCCGTGGGTAATTGCCGAATATGGCTTGCACCTCAACACATGGATACCGGGCTGGAGTGATGGATTAATGCTGCTGCTGGTCACCGTATTAGCCGTTATTTTTAGCACACTACCGGCGTTAATTGCCTATCGCCGCACGCTGCAAGACGGCCTAACCGTTAAGATATGA
- the vapC gene encoding type II toxin-antitoxin system tRNA(fMet)-specific endonuclease VapC gives MLDTNICIYIIKRKPASVLEHFEAFQPRDILVSSVTTSELYHGVHKSERFRENEEALNEFLLPLNVVDYDESASYIYGEIRADLERRGCVIGPLDLMIAAHALNLGMPLITNNVREFERVPGLIVENWVS, from the coding sequence ATGCTGGATACAAACATCTGCATTTACATCATTAAGCGCAAACCTGCGAGTGTTCTAGAGCATTTTGAAGCGTTCCAACCGCGAGATATTTTAGTGTCATCTGTTACAACATCAGAGTTGTATCATGGCGTGCATAAAAGCGAGCGCTTTCGGGAAAATGAGGAGGCACTGAATGAGTTTTTGCTTCCATTAAATGTTGTGGATTACGATGAGTCTGCATCGTATATCTATGGTGAGATTCGTGCTGACCTTGAGCGCAGAGGGTGCGTAATCGGGCCATTAGATTTGATGATTGCGGCTCATGCTTTGAATTTAGGAATGCCGTTAATTACCAACAACGTGCGTGAATTCGAACGCGTTCCCGGCCTGATTGTTGAGAACTGGGTGAGCTAA